The DNA window GCTGCGAAGCTCAATCGATTTTTAGCTAAAGGATCAAAGATACGTAATAAAGTATCCACCAAGACTAGTTCATTGACAACTGACGGGCCCTTAAGCTCCGACAGATTATTcgcaaaaaatgaaaatccaGTCCCTCTTCCTTCGTCGTCTTTGGGCTTGCTACATGTACATCCAACGCAATTGAAGTCCAGGTTCCAGATTACCCCTCATTATTAATGTTCCATGGAAAATTGATTACCGTATAACTTGCTACATCATTTTTAGCAAGTTGTGAAAGTCTAGCCTGTCTAGGTCACACTTCAAAATTGTAAGGAATGAAGATTTGATTCTGTCCAAGAGAACTCCGGATATAGTAGTATTTGACAGATTCATATTGCTTCCCGATTGAGAAAAAAGAGCAGGAAAAAGGAACACATTTTTTTCATGCGTCTCAAAATAAGTGGGAGTACTACTTTAGAAGTTAGAAGCAAAGCACATGCTctttaaaatgagaaaaaaaaaaacaaaggaaaggaTCTTTGAAATGTTCAAAGCTTCAACTTTCTTCGGAATTTCCCTGCAGCATTTTTGGCCTGTTCAACCCTGGTCCACCGTCATGGACCTACTTTGATCggtccttcaaaaaaaaaaatctttgatCGGGCCATTGCGTAACTCTTTTGATTGGCCGAGTCAAGTAGGAGTAACATTTCCTTTCGACACGAAATAGGAGGGAGATGGGACGACCCATGACAAACGTCGAGTCTAAAGCAAAAGCAGCATATGAAGTCAAAAGTTCATCGGCGAAGTTGTCACCAGTCGGCTTCAATGAATGGACCGGACCGATAATGTTTTTCGTCGTGCTTAGTCCTGCTTGGAGACACTTGTCACAATAATTTGAGGGGCGAAATATATCTAGAAACGTTCAACGCGCACCGGCCGTGGAATCAAACAGCGCAGGCACTAAGCAAAATCAATTGACACGGAATCCTGATTTGAATCTGGAAATTGAGGGTCTGGTAGCTGACTAAGACacttggaaagaaaattgaaatttaaaagaCACCTGAAGTTACAAAAAACCAGAGAGATTAAAAAAAGAGGAATAATAAAACAGGCATGGTATTGCCGGCTCTAGCTGCGAGAAACCAGAATATTGGATTGAGATCTAGTAAATAGACTGGCCCACAAATAATAATGAGAACGTTTGaatagagtattatttaaaataattattgtaatgtaatatatataaaattaaaaaataattaaaaatataaaataataaattgaaaaaatatgtTTACGGCATAAGTCAAaaattatttgacaaaattgagCTGTCCAATCTTTGGACAGGGAAACAAATTAGACACAGAGGATCCATCCAGTGCACTTATCACTTGTGTGGACGCTTGAATTATATGCAATGTGAAATAATCACTCGGAACAAGGGAAATGCAGAGTCTTAAGTTCCAACTGACTGTAACGAGATTCTGCTGACGCGGCAATCAGTGGTCAACCCCTGAGTCTGAACATCCTTGAAATCCACACCACCATTTTCCCCTGTTTCCTTGTGCACCCGCCCGTGAAGTTCCTAACAGGACACACCCCCTTCTTCCCCggctctctctgtctctctttTTCCCACAACTGTGCCAAAGGCGTCACCCTCACGCCTGCATTGAAGACCAGTCTTCCTCCTTAAATAACCCGCTAATTCAAGCCTCAATCTCATCACTCAGAAGTAACTCACCCCGCCATTCCAAAAAGAACCAAATCAAATAACTAGTAATATCAGATACATCGCCCCTGTCGTCAAACGGTTGCTCTCAAAACCATGGGTTGGCTCTCGGAGTTGAGCGCTCGAAAACATGGTGACGATGTGCAGAAATCTAACCAATTAGGAATCCTCGCGTTCGAGACTGCAAAGACCATGTCCAAATTAGTCTCCTTGTACAAATCCCTTTCTCATGACCAGATTTCCAGGCTTGCACGTGAGGTAATCGCATCTCAGGGGATTGCGTATTTGAATTCTATGGATGAAGGCCTTCTTTTCGGCCTTGCTTGCGCAGAGAGGCTTGAAGATCTCGATAAAACTGCAACTGCCGTGGCTCAATTGGGCCAGAAATGCAGGGACTTCGGGTTGAAACGGTTCGACCTCGTTTACAACGAACTCAAGCTGGGCATCGTTGATTTGTGGAAGCTGGGACACGGGTCGAAACACGTTGAGAAGAAGGTTCAGAAGATGGAGAAATTGATCGCTGCCACTGCGAGTTTGTACTCGTCGTTGGATGCTCTTGCGGAATTGGAAATCTCCGAGAGGAAGCTGAGTCAATGGAAGCACAAGGGGCCATCCATGCAAGGCAggccaaatttccagcttttcAAAGAAAAACTGGAAAAGCAGAGGAAGCAGGTTCACCATTTGAGAGAGATCTCCTTGTGGAGCCAGACATTTGATAAGAGTGTTCACCTGATGGCCCGCGTTGTATGCTTCGTATATGCCCGGCTTTATGTTGTGTTCGGCCCCTACGTTCCGGTTCTTTCATCAGTTTCGTTGAGGAACCTGAGGCCATCCCATCAGAAAGAAATTCTCAAAGATTCGCCGGCCCAGTGTTGTATCATTGCTCAGCTGATGAATGAACAGATACATTCACACTCCGGACCAATTCCCACCACCTCAAACTCTAAGTTGAGAATGGTCAGGTTTTACAGCCGCAAATCAGTTTTCTTCTTGGACGAAGATGATGATTTGGGAGATAGAAAAGTTTCCAGAAGTAACAGGGTGTTTCATGCAGCAGGGCCTTCAACTGTGGGTGGCTCAGGGCTTGCATTGCGTTATGCAAATGTGATTTTATTGGCAGAAAAGTGCTTGGATTCAGCCGAATCATTAGACCCTGAGACACGAGAATCTTTGTATCAAATGTTGCCGGAGAATGTTAAGTCGTTGGTGAAATCAAAGCTGAGCAAGAATGTGAAAGGTACAGAGGATGATCAATTACTGGCAGTGGGGTGGAGAGAAGCTTTGAGAGGCATAATGGGGTGGCTAGCGCCAATGGCACATGACACGGTGCAATGGCATCTAGAGAGAAATCCAGAGAAGATGAAGTTCGATTTAAAACCTACAGTCTTGTTATTACAAACCTTGCATTTTTCGGATAAAGAGAAGACCGAAGCTGCCATTGCCGAAGTCCTAGTTAGCTTGAGCTGTATATTTAAGCACGAGAACTGCATGTCGTGCGAGTCATCATGAGGACTCGCCAACAAAATTTCACCTTGATATGGGATTCTAGCAGTTAAGATGAGAGTTTTAATCACTAGTATAAGAGAAACGGATTCATGAGAAATACTACTATTGTCAATCTAATCCAATATGGCTAGTCTTTCCCGATGATCCTTCTGCATTGTTATTGTTAATGAAGAAAACGTTAATGGGCTTTTTCAAGTGACAAAATGCTGCCCCTGAATTGCACAGTTGAGAT is part of the Coffea eugenioides isolate CCC68of chromosome 6, Ceug_1.0, whole genome shotgun sequence genome and encodes:
- the LOC113772973 gene encoding uncharacterized protein LOC113772973; protein product: MGWLSELSARKHGDDVQKSNQLGILAFETAKTMSKLVSLYKSLSHDQISRLAREVIASQGIAYLNSMDEGLLFGLACAERLEDLDKTATAVAQLGQKCRDFGLKRFDLVYNELKLGIVDLWKLGHGSKHVEKKVQKMEKLIAATASLYSSLDALAELEISERKLSQWKHKGPSMQGRPNFQLFKEKLEKQRKQVHHLREISLWSQTFDKSVHLMARVVCFVYARLYVVFGPYVPVLSSVSLRNLRPSHQKEILKDSPAQCCIIAQLMNEQIHSHSGPIPTTSNSKLRMVRFYSRKSVFFLDEDDDLGDRKVSRSNRVFHAAGPSTVGGSGLALRYANVILLAEKCLDSAESLDPETRESLYQMLPENVKSLVKSKLSKNVKGTEDDQLLAVGWREALRGIMGWLAPMAHDTVQWHLERNPEKMKFDLKPTVLLLQTLHFSDKEKTEAAIAEVLVSLSCIFKHENCMSCESS